From the Palaemon carinicauda isolate YSFRI2023 chromosome 42, ASM3689809v2, whole genome shotgun sequence genome, one window contains:
- the LOC137633072 gene encoding piggyBac transposable element-derived protein 3-like, translating into MNFIGILLFLGYHKVPSERDYWSSEEDLGVPIIQKAMSRNRFQLLKSVIHFCKNDEAKDNTHDRGFKIRSLLSLVKDSFQQFGVFEECISVDEMIVKYYGHNPLKQFMRGKPIRFGYKLWGLCGVSGYCHNFDLYCGKSSVDEGNDDLLLGTKVVLMVEAV; encoded by the coding sequence ATGAACTTCATTGGTATATTGCTATTCTTGGGATATCACAAAGTCCCCTCAGAACGCGATTATTGGTCAAGTGAAGAAGATCTTGGAGTCCCTATTATTCAGAAAGCAATGTCAAGAAACCGTTTTCAGCTGTTGAAAAGCGTTATCCATTTTTGCAAGAACGATGAAGCCAAGGACAATACACACGACAGAGGGTTCAAAATCAGGTCATTATTGTCACTAGTCAAGGACTCTTTTCAACAATTTGGAGTATTTGAAGAATGCATATCTGTTGATGAAATGATTGTGAAGTATTATGGTCACAATCCTCTAAAGCAGTTTATGAGAGGAAAACCTATCAGGTTTGGATACAAACTCTGGGGACTATGTGGCGTTTCAGGTTACTGTCACAATTTTGATTTGTATTGTGGGAAGAGTTCCGTGGATGAAGGCAACGATGATCTGTTACTTGGAACAAAGGTTGTTTTGATGGTAGAAGCAGTATAA
- the LOC137633073 gene encoding piggyBac transposable element-derived protein 3-like, producing MIVVNAWIIHKFLHTEKEQLDLVRFRRAVCVPYLKLGKADIRIGRKSRDTIPSTRLDDVRYDGKDHVIAKRENQRRCQKKSCSGKPRIYCKKCNITLCLECFAPYHKQ from the coding sequence ATGATTGTGGTAAATGCATGGATCATCCATAAATTTCTgcatacagaaaaagagcaacttgactTAGTACGCTTCAGAAGAGCAGTATGCGTACCATATCTGAAGTTAGGTAAAGCAGATATAAGAATAGGTAGAAAGAGCAGAGACACTATCCCATCTACAAGACTTGATGATGTTCGGTACGATGGAAAAGACCACGTCATAGCCAAGAGGGAAAATCAGAGACGATGCCAGAAGAAGTCTTGCTCCGGGAAGCCTAGGATCTATTGCAAAAAATGCAACATAACACTTTGTTTAGAGTGTTTTGCTCCTTATCACAAGCAGTAA